Proteins from a single region of Vairimorpha necatrix chromosome 6, complete sequence:
- a CDS encoding translation initiation factor 2 subunit gamma — translation MKNDLEIIKNQATINIGTIGHVAHGKSTIVRAISGISTIKFKAELERNITIKLGYANAKIYKCQGTCKRPDCYQAFNSSTPPELKCTICHGNLLLIRHVSFVDCPGHDVLMATMLSGTAIMDAALLLIAANEPCPQPQTTEHLCAVEVMNLKKIIVVQNKIDLISREQALEQYDQIQDFLKKSNASGPIIPTAAQLGVNINAILDYIVNYIPVPEREEDIKPKMIIIRSFDINRPGATLDSLSGGVIGGSLIQGNIKNGDEVEVRPGLIIKKGNKFVCRPFVTKVKSLKAENNILEKAYPGGLIGVGTEIDPSFCKSDRLVGQVMGLKGSLPPIRLNISINYELFQKTIAHDKQDLKIKEHVQLNIGSTITGGQIKNVVRDQVFIELIKPTCCDINERIAISRKINNHWRLIGHGLIIEGDEIEPTYFKNFLF, via the coding sequence ATGAAAAATGATcttgaaattattaaaaatcaagctactataaatattggCACTATTGGTCATGTGGCCCATGGTAAATCCACTATAGTAAGAGCTATTAGTGGTATTAGtactataaaattcaaGGCCGAATTAGAAAGGAATATTACTATAAAACTGGGCTACGCTAATGCcaagatttataaatgtcAAGGCACTTGTAAAAGGCCTGACTGTTATCAAGCTTTTAATTCTAGTACTCCTCCTGAATTAAAATGTACTATTTGTCATGGCAATTTGCTTTTAATTCGTCATGTGTCATTTGTAGATTGTCCTGGACATGATGTCCTCATGGCCACTATGCTAAGTGGTACTGCCATTATGGACGCGGCTCTGCTTCTCATTGCTGCTAATGAGCCCTGTCCCCAGCCCCAGACTACTGAGCACTTGTGCGCAGTGGAAGTTATGAATcttaagaaaattatagttGTACAGAATAAAATAGACTTGATTTCTAGAGAACAAGCTTTAGAACAATATGACCAGATACAAGACTTCTTAAAGAAATCTAATGCTTCTGGGCCTATCATCCCGACTGCCGCCCAATTAGGGGTAAATATAAATGCAATATTAGATTATATAGTAAATTACATACCAGTACCAGAAAGAgaagaagatataaaacCGAAAATGATAATAATAAGGAGTTTTGATATAAACAGGCCTGGTGCGACTTTGGATAGTCTTAGTGGTGGGGTTATAGGAGGAAGTTTAATACAAggcaatattaaaaatggaGATGAAGTAGAAGTCAGGCCTGgtttgataataaaaaaaggaaataaGTTCGTCTGTCGTCCATTTGTGACTAAAGTGAAATCTCTTAAGGCCGAAAATAACATCTTAGAAAAAGCTTACCCTGGGGGATTAATAGGAGTAGGCACAGAAATAGACCCAAGTTTCTGTAAATCTGATCGACTAGTCGGCCAAGTCATGGGCCTAAAAGGCTCTTTGCCTCCAATTCgtctaaatatttctataaattacGAGTTATTTCAGAAGACGATCGCCCACGATAAACAAGACttgaaaattaaagaacATGTCCAATTGAATATTGGCAGTACAATAACAGGAGGACAAATTAAGAATGTAGTACGAGATCAAgtatttatagaattaaTTAAGCCTACATGCTGTGATATAAATGAGAGAATAGCTATAAgtagaaaaattaataatcaTTGGAGATTAATAGGGCATGGGTTAATAATAGAAGGGGATGAGATTGAGCcgacatattttaaaaattttttattttaa
- a CDS encoding thioredoxin reductase codes for MNSNKYNIILIGDNLSMYMASIYLQTSNYKQLVININEPDNLNFEGFDKVEGVINIKDQADLLERMRQQTKNLKVPIIKEEIKNIKK; via the coding sequence ATGAATAGCAACAAATATaacattattttaattggAGATAATCTTTCCATGTACATGGCAAGCATTTATCTACAAACTTCTAATTATAAACAATTagttattaatataaatgaaCCAGACAATCTAAATTTCGAAGGCTTTGATAAAGTCGAAGGAgttataaatatcaaaGACCAAGCCGACTTACTGGAAAGAATGCGTCAACAGACgaaaaatttgaaagttccaattataaaagaagaaattaaaaatataaaaaaatag
- a CDS encoding ADP-ribosylation factor-like protein, with amino-acid sequence MGNICSCCSSDMPKFIISVVGLEEDIKNVLKYIVPDFNDTQKLMNFTEYIFSYYNAELIIHAHIITELNKNLISLHSTVESAVIYSVEADRPESIKFVKELVEESNVKNNIDIVTVLCRGKYLDHPELDELKILLNENIHNHFEFVKFNPEESENQARKAIEKIYKILLGRINN; translated from the coding sequence ATGGGAAATATTTGTTCGTGTTGTTCTTCTGACATGcctaaatttataatctcTGTGGTCGGCTTAGAAGAagacataaaaaatgtctTAAAATACATCGTCCCAGACTTCAATGATACCCAGAAACTTATGAATTTCACTGAATACATCTTCTCTTACTATAATGCTGAACTTATCATCCATGCACACATTATTACTGAgcttaataaaaatctaataaGTTTACATTCTACTGTGGAATCAGCAGTCATTTATTCTGTAGAAGCAGACAGGCCGGAATCAATCAAATTTGTAAAAGAATTAGTAGAAGAAagtaatgtaaaaaataatattgataTAGTGACAGTATTGTGTAGAGGGAAATATTTAGACCACCCTGAACTTGATGAACTAAAGATCTTgttaaatgaaaatattcataATCATTTCGAGTTTGTAAAGTTTAATCCTGAGGAATCAGAAAATCAAGCGAGGAAAGCAATTGagaagatttataaaatattactaGGAAGAATAAATAACTGA
- a CDS encoding reverse transcriptase has translation MENDRAEIRVDTRISTNIKVTHNKPDILVFDKKKKEILIVEVGITNQDRLTIVENEKLRKFDLLANELGLIHKSHTRIVPYVMTWDGVVTKYHRKYIRELEIQPYLEAYIQSIVMKKTLESISLERRRGYDQEDAEEEVARAVSALANMVTVKEVVSAKGNEAAKVKLENINNFTETKVCEELNPMSDTGESCAMNI, from the coding sequence ATGGAAAATGATCGTGCTGAAATAAGAGTAGATACGAGAATATCCACTAATATAAAGGTAACCCATAATAAGCCTGATATTCTTGTTTTTgacaagaagaagaaagaaattttaatagttgAAGTCGGTATAACCAACCAGGATCGACTTACTATAGTTGAGAATGAAAAACTAAGAAAATTTGACCTTCTTGCAAATGAACTGGGACTAATACATAAATCCCATACAAGAATAGTTCCTTATGTAATGACATGGGATGGAGTGGTGACCAAATATCACAGAAAGTACATCAGGGAGCTAGAAATCCAACCCTACCTGGAAGCATATATCCAGTCTATTGTGATGAAGAAGACTCTAGAGTCCATCTCTTTGGAAAGACGACGAGGATACGATCAGGAGGATGCAGAAGAAGAAGTGGCTAGAGCTGTAAGCGCACTAGCGAATATGGTGACCGTTAAAGAAGTGGTGTCGGCAAAGGGGAATGAAGCTGCTAAAGTGAAGTTggaaaacattaataatttcacAGAAACCAAAGTCTGTGAAGAGCTGAATCCCATGAGCGATACCGGGGAAAGCTGTGCTATGAATATCTAA
- a CDS encoding general transcription and DNA repair factor IIH subunit TFB2, whose product MVNLNIIIDYIRKLSQDDKDTLYSSQIFTVSILKIFDDSTIRLIFDLLLTAPSIKSLQKNEEIKNSLKILLRLQLIVKRGANIYLNDKFRDSFFQGIENPNIKEYFEKVEKISNNDLIFDCNKFDDILNFLVSKENINLNNNIIDVLIQSKLINDHKDITNNGFEFLLKPKYEQYWYLVISALKYYCNDEKKQIKNFMSLMELSNLSSEFVYKFINQVDKNFYTFLNELGIIYSISEKFLKQDKFVLENLFVIKHNLFVKHDTEKSRYILIETNFKVYAYTSSTYEKSIIQLFTEIHQTLPNLIKGNLTEESLSNAFSKGVTSQQIINFIKTYSLFGDIPDTVINQIEIWESKRKRIKILPGYLYSNFLNLVDYQKFVKFCASKDCIIDRDDERRMVIIKTEYNEIVKEYTKKQISK is encoded by the coding sequence ATGGTAAatctaaatattataatagactacataagaaaattatCACAAGATGACAAAGACACGCTTTACTCATCTCAAATATTCACAGTTTCAATACTTAAGATATTTGATGATTCTACTATAAGActaatatttgatttattaCTGACGGCCCCATCAATAAAATCTCTAcagaaaaatgaagaaatcaaaaattctcttaaaattttattgcgTCTTCAACTTATAGTCAAAAGAGGGGCTAATATTTAtcttaatgataaatttagagATTCTTTTTTCCAAGGTATAGAAAATccaaatattaaagaatattttgagAAAGTTGagaaaatatcaaataatgacttaatttttgattgtaataaatttgatgatattttaaattttttagttagcaaagaaaatataaatttaaataataacatTATAGATGTTTTAATACAGAGTAAACTTATAAATGATCATAAAGACATTACAAATAATGGATTTGAATTTCTACTTAAGCCAAAATATGAACAATATTGGTATCTGGTAATTTCTGccttaaaatattattgtaaCGATGAAAAAAAgcagataaaaaattttatgagtCTAATGGAACtttcaaatttatcatcagaatttgtttataaatttataaaccaagtcgataaaaatttttatacatttttaaatgaacTAGGTATCATTTATTCAATAtctgaaaaatttttaaaacaagataaatttgttctagaaaatctttttgtgataaaacataatttgTTTGTGAAACATGACACAGAAAAATcaagatatattttaatagaGACAAATTTCAAAGTATACGCTTATACATCTTCAACATATGAGAAGTCTATAATTCAATTATTTACAGAAATACATCAAACACTACCAAATCTAATAAAAGGCAATTTGACCGAAGAAAGTTTATCAAATGCCTTTTCAAAAGGAGTGACTAGTcaacaaattataaattttataaaaacttattCTTTATTTGGAGATATACCTGATACAGTCATAAATCAAATAGAAATTTGGGAGTCAAAGcgaaaaagaataaaaattttaccaggatatttatattcaaattttttaaatttggtAGATTATCAGAAATTCGTGAAATTTTGTGCATCAAAAGATTGTATAATTGATAGAGACGATGAAAGAAGAATGgtcattataaaaacagaatataatgaaatagtaaaagaatatacaaaaaaacaaattagcaaataa